A genomic window from Mesorhizobium sp. 131-2-1 includes:
- a CDS encoding nucleotidyltransferase family protein yields the protein MAKIRAIGRRFPDYGWSWPTGKLDQLLKAALLPDEDAASRHAARWLDENDIDLVSFREHRLLAAISDRFGRKLAAHPAYPRLVGLQKMLWTKSRLAMREAEPALQAMVEAGAPGMLIKGASRIAVNAAAQRGRVAHDIDILVRPQHMQIAFDVLRDRDWQIASGVSPAYLRTRLASLRSMNFFKGNFGDIDLHQLAYDGSQQSAEDDLAIWRRAIPAEFSGVGVFVPSPADRIALAIAHGGLDAHTHSDWLVDCAVAIHGGDADWDAFLDVVARRGLAVAAAVALSYLALEIGIPVPEAVLASTVGLGDRAGLSRLSSVLQAKPRTDFGGLAWLSRGFAKQLRLKRKSGRLRQAEPDVVWRGRRVAGRAKTKPSPFVLSQAIACPDPGGEMMLEVTVRIAVPPVRRRIEMEINGDGLHVARLRSLAISRAGGERVLRFRGKVTLDRTAGHTLVIEARPSRQFRTWDDETTVATYGALPFQLVSAKFSPVSR from the coding sequence ATGGCGAAGATCCGCGCCATCGGCCGCCGCTTTCCCGATTACGGCTGGTCCTGGCCCACGGGCAAGCTCGACCAGCTGCTCAAGGCGGCGCTTTTGCCTGACGAGGACGCGGCCAGCCGGCACGCGGCGCGCTGGCTGGACGAGAACGACATCGACCTCGTCTCCTTCCGGGAGCACCGGCTGCTCGCCGCGATTTCCGACCGCTTCGGCCGCAAGCTCGCCGCCCATCCCGCCTATCCGCGTCTTGTCGGCCTGCAGAAGATGCTGTGGACCAAATCGCGCTTGGCCATGCGCGAGGCCGAACCGGCGCTGCAGGCGATGGTGGAGGCGGGCGCGCCGGGCATGCTGATCAAGGGCGCCAGCCGCATCGCCGTCAATGCCGCCGCGCAGCGCGGCCGCGTGGCGCATGATATCGACATATTGGTGCGCCCTCAGCATATGCAAATTGCCTTCGACGTGCTGCGCGACCGCGACTGGCAGATCGCCAGCGGCGTCAGTCCGGCCTATCTCAGGACCAGGCTGGCATCGCTGCGCTCGATGAATTTCTTCAAGGGCAATTTCGGCGACATCGACCTGCATCAGCTCGCCTATGACGGTTCGCAGCAAAGCGCCGAGGACGATCTGGCGATCTGGCGGCGGGCGATCCCCGCGGAATTCAGCGGCGTCGGCGTCTTCGTGCCGTCGCCGGCCGATCGCATCGCGCTCGCCATCGCGCATGGCGGGCTCGATGCCCACACCCACAGCGACTGGCTGGTCGACTGCGCGGTGGCCATCCACGGCGGCGACGCCGACTGGGATGCGTTCCTCGACGTCGTCGCCAGGCGCGGCCTTGCCGTCGCCGCCGCGGTGGCGCTCTCCTATCTCGCGCTGGAGATCGGCATTCCGGTGCCGGAGGCGGTGCTGGCGAGCACGGTCGGCTTGGGCGACCGCGCCGGCCTGTCGCGCCTGTCCTCGGTGCTGCAGGCCAAGCCGCGCACCGATTTCGGCGGGCTCGCCTGGCTGTCGCGCGGCTTTGCCAAGCAGTTGCGGCTGAAACGCAAGAGCGGGCGGTTGCGGCAAGCGGAACCGGATGTCGTCTGGCGCGGCAGGCGGGTGGCGGGCAGGGCGAAGACGAAGCCGTCGCCTTTCGTGCTGTCGCAGGCAATCGCCTGTCCGGACCCGGGCGGCGAGATGATGCTGGAGGTGACGGTCCGGATCGCCGTTCCACCGGTGCGCCGCCGTATCGAGATGGAGATCAACGGCGATGGCCTGCATGTCGCTCGCTTGCGCTCGCTGGCGATCAGCCGCGCCGGCGGCGAGCGGGTGCTGCGCTTTCGCGGCAAGGTGACGCTCGACCGGACGGCGGGGCATACGCTGGTGATCGAGGCGCGGCCGTCGCGCCAGTTCCGCACCTGGGACGACGAGACGACCGTCGCCACCTATGGCGCGCTGCCCTTCCAGCTCGTTTCGGCAAAGTTCTCGCCGGTTTCCCGATGA